A window from Spiroplasma endosymbiont of Aspidapion aeneum encodes these proteins:
- a CDS encoding PTS sugar transporter subunit IIB, whose product MKIVAVCGSGLGSSFIVEMNIKEVCKSINLNADVSHISVDSFNPIGVDLVVCGADIADSLNFENKIVLVNLMDKKLLKEKLQKFGG is encoded by the coding sequence ATGAAGATAGTTGCTGTATGCGGTAGCGGACTTGGTTCAAGTTTTATAGTTGAAATGAATATAAAAGAAGTTTGTAAAAGTATAAATTTAAATGCAGATGTAAGCCATATATCAGTTGATTCATTTAATCCAATAGGCGTTGATTTAGTTGTATGTGGCGCAGATATTGCAGATAGTTTAAATTTTGAAAACAAAATTGTTTTAGTCAATTTAATGGATAAAAAATTATTAAAAGAAAAACTACAAAAATTTGGAGGTTAG
- a CDS encoding MurR/RpiR family transcriptional regulator: MNNNLTSTEEFILDRINEDIEFFVRNNLKILAKEFTCGEATIIRLAKKLGYNSFRDMQIQYSPKINVNELLKVKKIDGNIQSIIDNVSAFHVYSIIETKRILDSKKIYEAVNLILKAKIISIFGIEESYVSGTYLKQSLQKIGINATNNVSIHGLITQLEFMVDNESLLIVFCASGITIENLWAVKQAVNKKIKIIWIGPIQNVDPKLAKNISIILTHTEHIKEMVRFPKISASASQAFICDIIISVIINGDKKIVEFLNKTNNKIMKWNKRMIDL; this comes from the coding sequence GTGAACAATAATTTAACAAGTACAGAAGAATTCATTTTAGATCGTATCAATGAAGATATAGAATTTTTTGTTAGAAATAATTTAAAAATTTTGGCAAAAGAATTTACATGTGGTGAAGCAACGATTATAAGACTTGCTAAAAAATTAGGATATAATTCATTTCGTGATATGCAAATTCAGTATAGTCCAAAGATTAATGTTAATGAACTATTAAAGGTAAAAAAAATAGATGGAAATATTCAATCAATAATTGATAATGTTTCTGCTTTTCATGTTTATTCTATTATCGAAACTAAAAGAATATTAGATTCTAAAAAAATATATGAAGCAGTTAACCTTATTTTAAAAGCCAAAATTATTAGTATATTTGGAATTGAAGAGAGTTATGTATCTGGAACTTACTTAAAGCAATCACTACAAAAAATTGGAATCAATGCAACAAACAATGTTTCAATTCATGGTTTGATAACCCAATTAGAATTTATGGTAGACAATGAGTCACTATTAATTGTATTTTGTGCATCTGGAATAACAATAGAAAATTTGTGAGCAGTTAAGCAAGCGGTAAATAAAAAAATAAAAATAATTTGAATAGGACCAATTCAAAATGTTGATCCAAAATTAGCAAAAAACATAAGTATTATTTTAACACATACAGAACATATAAAAGAAATGGTAAGATTTCCTAAAATATCTGCTAGCGCATCACAAGCATTTATATGTGACATTATAATAAGCGTAATTATAAATGGTGACAAAAAGATCGTTGAATTTCTTAATAAAACTAACAATAAAATTATGAAGTGAAATAAAAGAATGATAGATTTGTAG
- a CDS encoding ribulose-phosphate 3-epimerase has translation MNKKIVAASIYVFNFLEIGKKLEELIACGVKWIHVDIMDGLFVNNYALCQKFCADIKNKYKDIIVDAHMMCHNSDRFIESFAKTGIDYFIFHYESITDKTSKNINSIIKKIKTNNVKPIIALNPETSISIIEEYIDNLDGVMLMNITPGFNGQSIIDSATKKISDLSDFRSKKNKDFLIMVDGGCREETYKDICQAGADVIVVGFFVNYGPKEMKVQVDKIFNWK, from the coding sequence ATGAATAAAAAAATAGTTGCAGCTAGTATATATGTATTTAATTTTTTAGAAATTGGAAAGAAGTTAGAAGAACTAATTGCTTGTGGAGTAAAATGAATTCACGTTGATATAATGGATGGTTTGTTTGTAAATAATTATGCATTATGTCAAAAGTTTTGTGCTGATATAAAAAATAAATATAAAGATATTATTGTTGATGCTCATATGATGTGTCATAATAGTGACAGGTTTATAGAATCATTTGCAAAAACTGGTATTGATTATTTTATATTTCACTATGAATCTATTACAGATAAAACTAGTAAAAATATAAATTCGATTATTAAAAAAATTAAAACAAACAACGTTAAGCCAATTATTGCTTTAAACCCAGAAACATCAATATCTATAATTGAAGAATATATAGACAATCTTGACGGAGTTATGTTGATGAATATAACACCAGGATTTAATGGTCAATCAATAATTGACTCTGCAACTAAAAAAATTTCTGATCTTTCAGATTTTAGAAGTAAAAAAAATAAAGACTTCTTAATTATGGTTGATGGGGGATGTAGAGAAGAAACATATAAAGATATTTGCCAAGCAGGTGCTGATGTTATTGTTGTTGGTTTCTTTGTAAACTATGGTCCAAAGGAAATGAAGGTTCAAGTTGATAAAATTTTTAATTGAAAATAA
- the rbsK gene encoding ribokinase, which translates to MKKILVFGSVNMDHVYYVDKLPNKGQCILSKSFNTFCGGKGANQAIAISRLNGNVEMVAMVGADDNGEKAIENLKANNVKTSNVEINHKIPTGVANIIVDDNGDNILIVNVGANFAFTKNDINKYKKLIDDYDIVVSQLEISLDFIEELLKYASLAQKIVILNPGPALKIKDEILKYCDFIIPNESELAILIGEKYSEDLEVIKTYAKSLQLISKKNIIVTLGDKGSIFVDINNNISIIDAYKIKCVDATAAGDTFIGGFVLKLALDVNIKEAILFATAASALTVQKKGAQVSIPNYKDVEEFIKKQGKVNIHE; encoded by the coding sequence ATGAAAAAAATCTTAGTTTTTGGTAGTGTGAACATGGATCATGTATATTATGTGGACAAATTGCCAAATAAAGGACAATGTATTTTATCAAAATCATTTAACACATTTTGTGGAGGAAAAGGCGCAAATCAAGCAATTGCCATTTCTAGATTAAATGGAAATGTTGAGATGGTGGCAATGGTTGGGGCAGATGATAATGGTGAAAAAGCAATTGAAAATTTAAAAGCAAATAATGTTAAAACTAGTAATGTTGAAATTAATCACAAAATTCCAACTGGAGTGGCAAATATTATTGTTGATGATAATGGGGATAATATTTTAATTGTCAATGTTGGAGCAAACTTTGCTTTTACAAAAAATGACATAAACAAATACAAAAAATTAATTGATGATTATGACATAGTAGTTAGTCAACTAGAAATATCGTTAGATTTTATTGAAGAACTATTAAAATATGCTTCATTGGCACAAAAAATAGTAATTTTAAATCCAGGTCCAGCACTTAAAATTAAAGATGAGATATTAAAATATTGTGATTTTATTATTCCAAACGAGTCTGAACTTGCTATTTTAATTGGTGAAAAATATAGTGAGGATTTAGAGGTGATTAAAACTTATGCTAAATCTTTACAATTAATATCTAAAAAAAATATTATTGTAACATTAGGAGATAAAGGAAGTATTTTTGTTGATATAAACAATAATATATCAATAATTGATGCTTATAAAATAAAGTGTGTTGATGCAACAGCAGCTGGAGATACTTTTATTGGTGGTTTTGTTTTAAAATTGGCTTTAGATGTTAATATAAAAGAGGCTATTTTATTTGCAACAGCAGCTTCAGCATTAACAGTTCAAAAAAAAGGAGCTCAAGTTTCAATTCCAAACTATAAGGATGTTGAAGAATTTATAAAAAAACAAGGAAAGGTGAATATACATGAATAA
- a CDS encoding PTS ascorbate transporter subunit IIC, which translates to MNEFIYFIKGFFGAPAILLGLFSMLGSILLKRKATETIESSLKAAAGYLILIGGITILSSTLNDFTIAFTNLFYLSGIIPNSDALAGSIMNAIPDIATVASLIMFIAIILNVILAKTSRFKYIFLTGHHILYLSVAISIMFYYGGIDLSKDMWFYLIVGSIFVAIYMLLSPMLSKPYMEFLTNDNKMYIGHANAISFAIAGKIGELVGKIKKGKIKSTEEINFPTWLKVFSNSTVAVTVTMLLIFGITYGSYWSINGKADMVAKNIIASNESVITKIIIDSIKFAAGVEILIFGIKTLTLELIPALEGVSLKWIHGAKMGVDCSIAMYYSPNAVLIGFISSFIAGIIGMSITMALNIIDPKLISAIVIPGIIAHFFTGGVSGTFANIKGGILGTIIAAFVNGILLTIIPIIYLLMQSLYGWEFDTSTHTLLWAESDYAVFSIFGWLININIFEWILLGVALSAILGLVIDGYLYSKRHKNDIINNKIVGQKIKSVIGDDVKEEKLKDRE; encoded by the coding sequence ATGAATGAATTTATATATTTTATAAAAGGGTTCTTTGGAGCACCAGCGATACTACTTGGTTTATTTTCAATGTTGGGTTCTATTTTACTTAAAAGAAAAGCAACTGAAACTATTGAATCTTCATTAAAAGCAGCAGCGGGATATTTAATTCTAATTGGTGGAATTACAATTTTATCTAGTACCTTAAATGATTTTACAATAGCATTTACAAATTTATTTTATTTATCTGGAATAATACCAAATTCAGATGCGTTAGCAGGGAGTATTATGAATGCGATTCCCGATATTGCAACTGTTGCGTCACTTATCATGTTTATTGCGATTATTTTAAATGTAATCTTGGCAAAAACTAGCCGATTTAAATATATTTTTTTAACAGGACACCACATATTATACTTATCTGTGGCAATATCAATAATGTTTTATTATGGAGGAATCGATCTTTCTAAAGATATGTGATTTTACCTAATTGTTGGTTCAATTTTTGTAGCAATTTATATGCTACTTTCACCAATGTTATCAAAACCATATATGGAATTTTTAACCAATGACAATAAAATGTATATTGGGCATGCAAATGCAATATCATTTGCAATTGCTGGTAAAATTGGAGAGTTAGTTGGAAAAATAAAAAAAGGAAAAATAAAGTCAACAGAGGAAATTAATTTTCCTACCTGATTAAAAGTTTTTTCAAATTCAACAGTTGCTGTTACTGTGACAATGCTGTTAATATTTGGAATTACATATGGTTCATATTGAAGTATAAATGGTAAAGCAGATATGGTTGCTAAAAATATTATTGCAAGTAACGAGTCTGTGATTACTAAAATAATAATTGATTCAATTAAATTTGCTGCTGGAGTTGAAATTTTAATTTTTGGAATTAAAACATTAACATTAGAATTAATTCCCGCCTTAGAAGGTGTAAGTTTAAAATGAATCCACGGAGCAAAAATGGGTGTTGATTGTAGTATTGCGATGTATTATTCACCCAATGCTGTTTTAATTGGTTTTATCTCTAGTTTTATTGCAGGGATAATTGGAATGTCAATTACTATGGCTTTAAATATAATTGATCCAAAATTAATTAGTGCGATTGTTATTCCTGGAATAATTGCTCATTTTTTTACAGGTGGAGTAAGCGGAACATTTGCAAATATTAAAGGTGGTATTTTAGGAACTATTATTGCTGCTTTTGTAAATGGAATCTTGCTCACAATAATTCCGATTATATATTTATTAATGCAATCATTATATGGATGGGAATTTGATACAAGTACCCATACATTACTATGAGCAGAGTCAGATTATGCTGTATTTTCTATATTTGGATGATTAATAAATATAAATATCTTTGAATGAATTTTGTTAGGAGTTGCATTAAGTGCTATCCTTGGACTTGTGATTGATGGATATTTATATAGCAAAAGACATAAAAATGATATAATTAATAATAAAATTGTTGGTCAAAAAATTAAAAGCGTTATTGGCGATGATGTTAAAGAAGAAAAATTAAAAGATAGAGAGTAG